The genomic region TGAGAGTTGACGTGAATCATTAACAAAGATTTGTTTTCGTTGCCCAAAGAATATCAATAATTACATAACACTCAGAATTAATTTCTGATGAaaacttcaatcacagcatcttaaTAAGTTGGCACAGTTGATGAACATAATACTAACTTTTCACAGTGCTGAAAGATCAAAATGAATATTATTTCAAGAGCCAGAATACTTTTTTTCCCTGTAATCAGATATTGAGCATTGTACAACTCTGCAAATTGAAGCGTCATGTAGACCAATCCAAACTGAGATCCAGTAACTGTACCAACATTTCCCCTTCAAAAGTAAGTATAAcccatatcttctttctttggcttggcttcgcggacgaagatttaaggagggggtaaatgtccacgtcagctgcaggctcattggtggctgacaagtccgatgcgggacaggcagacacggttgcaggggaaaattggttggttggggttaggtgttgggtttttcctcctttgccttttgtcagtgaggtgggctctgcggtcttcttcaaaggaggttgctgcccgccgaactgtgaggcgccaagatgcacggtttgaggcgatatcagcccactggcggtggtcaatgtggcaggcaccaagagattgctttaggcagtccttgtacctcttctttggcgcacctctgtcacggtggccagtggagagctcgccatataacacgatcttgggaaccatataaccatataacaattatagtaaggaaacaggccatctcgacccctcttgtccacactgatttaagtgatctctagtcccatctacctgctccctgtccataaccctccaatcccctcacatccaagcacttatccaaccttctcttaaatgacaaaattgaccctgctgcaaccacctcttccacaaagtcattccactcatccaccattctctgagtgaagaacctccctatcatgttacttctaaacttttgcccctaatCCTttacttatgaccccttgttccaatctcacctactctcaaagagaagagcctattcacatctactctatcaccctaatattttaaatacctctatcaaatcctccctcagctttctacactccaatgaataaagacccagtccactcaatttttctttgtattctagatactgcaatcttaataaatcttctctgcaccctctctaccttattgatatccttcctataatttggggaccagaactccacacaatgccttgaacaatctcaacatcacctcccagctcctatattctatgctttgatttataaaggccagcataccaaaagccttctttaccactctatctacatgagaatccactttcaaagaacaatgaaccattatcccaagatctctctgttcctctgtgttgctcaatgccctccccttcactgcacatgtcttgttttgattattcttcccaaaatgaagcacttcacatttatctgtattagactccatctgccatctttcagcccactcttctaagcagtccaaatccttctgcagtccatgaaaaccatcttcactatccacaactccccctatttttgtattgtccacatatttactagcccaatttaccactccatcatccaaatcattaatgtaaatgacaaacaacaagggacccaacaccaatccctaagGCACAGCGCTCATCACTCGACTCCATCCctacagacagttatccaccatgactctctggagcctatcttctagccaccgttgaacccatttgactacCTCAACAtttatccctagtgactgaaccttcctttatttggttcccttcccccaaccatactagtttaaagccccccTAGTAGCCCTAACATATGTCCccgccaggatcctggtccctctgggattcagatgcaacccatctatttggtacaggtcccacctctcccaaaaaaaggtcccagtgatccaagaactcgaATCTCTGCcacttactccacccctttagccacacattcatcctccacctgatactATTCTTGACCTCAATGTCATGtgacacaggaagtaatccagagattaccccctttgcggtccttctttttagctCGCTACCTAACTCCCTACATTAATATTTTAGGACCACtacactcttcctccctatgtagTTGGTACCAAtgtgtaccacgacctctgggtCATTACCCTCCCCCCTTAGGATGTCATGGACACAAGAagttacatcccagaccctggcaccagggaggcaaaccaccatccggttttatTTATCGTATTCACAGAATCCCTTACTGTCCTCCTGACCATtaaatcccctataactattgccctcctcttccttttccTACCCTTCagggctacagaggctgaccttgtgccagaggtacagccacttATGCCTTCCCCAGTCtgactgtcccccccccccccaacaataccCAAAGAGGAGTACCACAATCACAGGGGCCTTCTTTTGTACCTGTCTCCTCCCTTTCActctcctaactgtaacccactgatcctcctcccgtggccctggtaaGATCACCTGGCTATAGCTCCTATCTATGACGGCCTCACTCTCCTTGACCAGAGTGagatcatcgagctgcagctcaaattCCCTAATGTGGTCCCTGAGacgctgcagctcagcacacctaGTGAAGATGCAGATGTCTGGGAGGCTAGACgattccaggacctcccacatctgacaaTGAGAACAGCTGCTCTCTCACatcctgtctctctccccttcaccttaCAAAGTGAAATGTGACAAATATACAGTCTTACCTAATCCAGATATGCatgacctcagcctctgctcgtcaaagcctctcaagccaaagcctcgaagccccactccttcaatgggccactcactcactggacTGCTCTTCATTGGCTGCTCTTTTGCCTCACCCTCCTTTTGttggcccttgaccaattaacaccATCGCTCTCACctcgctcctcctcctccgaacaCTGCCCGAGCTCTGGTCACCACCTTCTCCGACTCGCTGCTTGAACCAATCAGAAATGTTAGAAGATAAAGCACTTATAAAAGGGAAGTGATTTTATGTTCATCAGATGGGAAATGACATCTGACCAGAGTAATAGTATCAACAACTTCTCCACCTTTCCTCAGGTTCCTGATCTCAAGAATATAAACATTAAATGTGACAGAACAGAGCTCTGTCAGTTGCCAAGGAATGATAGCAAGGAATGAGTGTAGGCTCTTGTGATGGAAGTGGAGGGGGGAATTCACAGAGACTACATCAGCATGGGCATCTGAAGAAGACTGCAAGATTCAATATGTACTCAAGTAAGACATACTTGATAAATTCTTACACTTTTGGGAGCTCTGGAATTCAGTCGACAAGTTAGTGCAAAAGTCTCAATTGACTAAAAATCAAAGGTCTGCAATAAACCCATGAGCAATGACATCAAATGGGATGCCTACTAGAGATAATATGTAAGAATCTCAAGGCAACGTTGTTGTGCATTAGTGTGGATGCATTGCAGAAGGAATAGTAGGAAGGGTGGCACTAGAAAGGATATTTAATTGAAAATTCTTCACAGGAAGTATTTGTGATGTGTTTTTCAAAAGTATCTTCACTCATCTCTTGAAAACCACTTGAACATAGCAAATAATGACTGTGCACACTTTCTTGCGCATGACGTTGAACACTATGGGTTCAATAAAAGGAAATAACTGAACGCTTGAGAGCAGATCAAGGCAGTCACGTCTAGCCTCATTGCAGCTGCTTCAGCTAAAGAATCgggtcagaaaaaaaaattgtaacagaTATACAATGCATTCCAGCCGATTGCTTCAAATTACTGTTGCCCTCATGTTGGTGGGAACAATCTTTGGGATGAGCTCATGTAAGTTCTGACTTTTATAAATCTTTTATATTTAAGGAACAAATGATTTATGGATGCAGTTGGCACTCGAAATATCCTGCCTTGGACTAAAAtaacattttgtatttttcagATCTCCGGCCAAGCAAGGTGACCACAAATTGCTGCAAGAGAGTATCAAGAAGACCAATCCCCCATCATATTACACATTATAGGATTCAGAACAATCTTTATCCATGTGTGGAGGCTGTAATGTAAGGAACAATTTTTAAGCTCATCTTTTAAAAATCCATGTTTTTTATGTTATGGAAGGTTCTTAATATCCatagattattttttttctgttctttatCAATAGCTTTGATTTGTGTTTGGATAGAGTTTGTTTTTTCAGTGTTTGAGGCCAATATATGCAATCTatcaagaaaaggtacaaggactgcctaaagaaatctcttggtgcctgccacattgaccaccgccagtgggctgataacgcctcaaaccgtgcatcttggcgcctcacagtttggcgggcagcagcctcctttgaagaagaccgcagagcccacctcactgacaaaaggcaaaggaggaaaaacccaacacccaaccccaaccaaccaattttcccttgcaaccgctgcaatcgtgtctgcctgtcccgcatcggactggtcagccacaaacgagcctgcagctgacgtggactttttaccccctccataaatcttcgtccgcgaagccaagccaaagaaagaagatatatggACAATAAAAGTGGCAAACTAGGTGAAGCAAGAAGTCATATCCCAAAGCAGCTGATGATCATTTTAATTATGCAGGCTCGTTGGATGTTCTGGTCTATTCTTGTTTGTCAGCTTTGCTTATATTGTATGTTGACCATTTGCAGGAGAGAATTTTGAAAGGCAGAATAAATAATTagaagcaaataaataaatagtaataTTTGAGGAAATCTGGACTGGCACAGCAATGGAGAAATGAGAGAAAGCAGGAAATAAATATTCTTGTGAATAGAAATTGGTCATTCGTTTTTGCATCGCATCAATAATctgcaaggagaaaaaaaataattaattaactCTATACTTGCTCTTTTAGCATAAATTATATATTGCTCTGATATTTCCAAATTATTTTGACATATAttggcaaagtttttttttagaaaagatTGCTTGTAACAAAGTAGGGACATTCAAATTTGCTGATTGGGTTCAAAACTTTCCAAGAAACTAAAACTAATATGTTCTTGGAAGTTGTTCAAGTAACATAAAGCTAATTCTTAtcattacatatttattttaattttagagataaaGCCTAGTAACAGGCACTTCCGCACCATGAGCCCCGCTGCTCAAGTACATTAATTAGCCTATGTTTTTTTGGCAggtgggggaaactggagcacccagtcagacacaggaagaaccacacaaactccttacagagttcATACCCAGGTCTGCTAGCACTGTAATAACGTTGAGCTAGCCACGATGCTAACTGTCCCACCTCTATACTAACTGTGCTAATTGATATACTCTGATAAACTGATATACTCTTATAAATTCTCCTGTGCATATGAATATTGACCAAAAGTCATTGTGACTTACATCTGTTGATTACATATCTGATTTAACATTCAATTAAACTGTGTTTTTGAAAAATATGCACATATTTATTTACTGTTTATCCAGAGGAAATAACAAAAATGTATTACATGTGTTAACTATCCAGCTAGAGGAATTCAAAAAAAACTTGAATATTAAAAGATAACATCATAATTAGGAGCTTTGTTTTGCATTACACACATAAGTTAAACAATACTTGGGAAACTGCAGGAGTATAGTTTAGATCACTGAATACATCTTTTCTATGAGAATTTTTTTAGACACTTAACTATATTTGTACACATGTATTTTTCTACATACTTGGATTGcttattaataaaat from Narcine bancroftii isolate sNarBan1 chromosome 9, sNarBan1.hap1, whole genome shotgun sequence harbors:
- the LOC138742324 gene encoding C-C motif chemokine 8-like isoform X2, giving the protein MHSSRLLQITVALMLVGTIFGMSSYLRPSKVTTNCCKRVSRRPIPHHITHYRIQNNLYPCVEAVIFYTLEKGPLCSNPTARWVPKKIKEINNRVESGST
- the LOC138742324 gene encoding uncharacterized protein isoform X1 — translated: MHSSRLLQITVALMLVGTIFGMSSYLRPSKVTTNCCKRVSRRPIPHHITHYRIQNNLYPCVEAVMWGKLEHPVRHRKNHTNSLQSSYPASTHWRKDLSVQILLHAGYQKRLKRSTTEWRVAVPKNDNEMKTDNMFKSCKHLFSAY